Proteins from a genomic interval of Pseudomonas paeninsulae:
- the rpsL gene encoding 30S ribosomal protein S12, with translation MATINQLVRQPRKRIVEKSDVPALQNCPQRRGVCTRVYTTTPKKPNSALRKVCRVRLTNGFEVSSYIGGEGHNLQEHSVVLIRGGRVKDLPGVRYHTVRGSLDTSGVKGRNQGRSKYGTKRPK, from the coding sequence ATGGCAACTATCAACCAGCTGGTACGTCAGCCGCGTAAGCGTATCGTCGAGAAATCCGACGTGCCTGCGCTGCAGAATTGCCCGCAACGTCGTGGTGTATGCACTCGCGTGTATACCACTACGCCGAAAAAACCGAACTCGGCACTGCGTAAAGTCTGCCGTGTGCGTCTGACCAACGGTTTCGAGGTTTCCTCGTACATCGGCGGTGAAGGCCACAACCTGCAAGAGCACAGCGTGGTCCTGATCCGCGGCGGTCGTGTAAAAGACTTGCCGGGTGTTCGTTATCACACCGTTCGCGGCTCCTTGGATACGTCCGGCGTCAAAGGTCGTAACCAAGGTCGTTCGAAGTACGGTACCAAGCGTCCGAAGTAA
- the rpsG gene encoding 30S ribosomal protein S7 encodes MPRRRVAAKREVLDDPKYGSQILAKFMNHVMESGKKAVAERIVYGALEKVKERKNTDPLEIFEKALDAIAPLVEVKSRRVGGATYQVPVEVRPSRRNALAMRWLVDFARRRGEKSMALRLAGELMDAAEGKGAAVKKREDVHRMAEANKAFSHYRF; translated from the coding sequence ATGCCAAGACGTCGTGTAGCAGCCAAGCGCGAAGTGCTTGATGATCCAAAATATGGTAGCCAAATCCTGGCTAAGTTCATGAACCACGTGATGGAAAGCGGCAAGAAAGCCGTTGCCGAGCGTATCGTTTATGGCGCCCTGGAGAAGGTTAAAGAGCGTAAGAACACCGATCCCCTGGAAATCTTCGAGAAAGCTCTCGACGCCATCGCTCCGCTGGTCGAAGTGAAGTCGCGCCGTGTAGGTGGTGCTACTTACCAGGTTCCGGTCGAGGTTCGTCCGTCCCGTCGTAATGCTCTTGCCATGCGCTGGTTGGTAGATTTTGCCCGCCGTCGTGGCGAGAAGTCCATGGCTCTGCGCTTGGCTGGCGAGCTGATGGATGCCGCTGAAGGCAAGGGTGCTGCAGTTAAGAAGCGTGAAGACGTGCACCGTATGGCTGAAGCCAACAAGGCCTTCTCGCACTACCGCTTCTAA
- the fusA gene encoding elongation factor G, whose product MARTTPISRYRNIGIVAHVDAGKTTTTERVLFYTGKSHKMGEVHDGAATTDWMVQEQERGITITSAAITAFWKGSDKQHPHDYRFNVIDTPGHVDFTIEVERSLRVLDGAVVVFCGTSGVEPQSETVWRQANKYGVPRLVYVNKMDRAGANFLRVIGQIKLRLGHTPVPIQLAIGSEDNFQGQIDLINMQAVYWDDADKGMTPRREAIPADMQALADEWRGNMVEAAAEASDELMTKYLEGEDLTNEEIKAALRQRTIAGEIVLAVCGSSFKNKGVPLVLDAVIDYLPSPDDIPAIKGTHPDDEEIQLERHANDDEPFSALAFKIATDPFVGTLTFVRVYSGVLNSGDGVINSVKGKKERVGRMVQMHANAREEIKEVRAGDIAALIGMKDVTTGETLCNADKPIILVRMDFPEPVISVAVEPKTKDDQEKMGIALGKLAQEDPSFRVKTDEETGQTIISGMGELHLDILVDRMRREFNVEANIGKPQVSYRERITKSCEIEGKFVRQSGGRGQFGHCWIRFAPADEGQEGLQFVNEVVGGVIPKEYIPAIQKGIEEQMKNGVVAGYPLIGLKATVFDGSYHDVDSNEMAFKVAASMATKQLAQKGGGELLEPIMAVEVVTPEDYMGDVMGDLNRRRGMILGMEDTVSGKVIRAEVPLGEMFGYATDVRSMSQGRASYAMEFKKYNTAPSHIVESVTKKQG is encoded by the coding sequence ATGGCTCGTACTACACCGATTAGCCGCTACCGTAACATTGGTATCGTCGCGCACGTGGATGCTGGTAAAACCACCACCACCGAGCGCGTCCTTTTTTACACTGGTAAAAGTCACAAGATGGGTGAGGTGCATGACGGCGCCGCGACCACAGACTGGATGGTGCAGGAGCAGGAGCGTGGTATTACCATTACTTCTGCTGCCATTACAGCCTTCTGGAAGGGTTCCGATAAGCAGCACCCGCACGATTACCGCTTCAATGTCATTGATACCCCTGGGCACGTTGACTTCACCATCGAAGTAGAGCGCTCGCTGCGCGTACTTGACGGTGCGGTCGTGGTGTTCTGTGGTACTTCCGGTGTTGAGCCGCAATCGGAAACCGTATGGCGTCAGGCCAACAAGTACGGCGTTCCGCGTCTTGTTTACGTAAACAAGATGGACCGAGCCGGTGCTAACTTCCTGCGCGTTATCGGTCAGATCAAGCTGCGTCTGGGCCACACTCCGGTGCCAATCCAGTTGGCGATCGGCTCAGAAGACAACTTCCAGGGTCAGATCGATCTGATCAACATGCAAGCTGTCTACTGGGACGATGCTGACAAGGGTATGACTCCTCGTCGCGAAGCTATTCCTGCCGACATGCAGGCGTTGGCTGACGAGTGGCGCGGCAACATGGTTGAGGCTGCGGCCGAGGCCAGCGACGAGCTGATGACCAAGTACCTCGAGGGTGAAGATCTCACCAACGAGGAAATCAAGGCTGCTCTGCGCCAGCGGACTATCGCCGGTGAGATCGTCTTGGCTGTTTGCGGTTCTTCCTTCAAGAACAAGGGTGTTCCCCTGGTTCTCGATGCCGTTATCGACTACCTGCCATCGCCTGACGACATTCCTGCCATCAAGGGTACTCACCCGGATGACGAGGAAATACAGTTGGAGCGTCATGCGAATGATGACGAGCCGTTCTCCGCTCTGGCGTTCAAGATCGCTACCGACCCATTCGTGGGTACTTTGACCTTTGTTCGGGTTTACTCGGGCGTGTTGAACTCCGGCGACGGCGTCATCAACTCGGTAAAGGGCAAGAAAGAGCGCGTGGGTCGTATGGTGCAAATGCACGCAAACGCCCGTGAGGAAATCAAGGAAGTACGCGCTGGTGACATTGCGGCCTTGATCGGTATGAAGGACGTCACCACTGGTGAGACTTTGTGCAACGCTGACAAGCCAATTATCCTGGTTCGCATGGACTTCCCGGAGCCGGTTATTTCGGTTGCCGTGGAGCCTAAGACTAAGGATGACCAGGAGAAAATGGGCATCGCTCTGGGCAAGCTTGCTCAGGAAGACCCGTCTTTCCGTGTTAAGACCGATGAGGAGACTGGCCAGACCATCATCTCCGGTATGGGCGAGTTGCACCTGGATATCCTGGTCGACCGCATGCGCCGCGAGTTTAACGTCGAAGCCAACATTGGTAAGCCTCAGGTTTCCTATCGTGAGCGCATCACGAAGAGCTGTGAAATCGAAGGCAAGTTCGTTCGTCAGTCCGGCGGTCGTGGTCAGTTCGGCCATTGCTGGATCCGCTTTGCTCCTGCTGACGAAGGTCAGGAGGGTCTGCAATTCGTCAACGAAGTAGTAGGCGGTGTGATTCCGAAGGAATACATCCCGGCTATCCAGAAGGGCATCGAAGAGCAGATGAAGAACGGCGTTGTAGCCGGTTATCCGCTTATCGGCCTGAAGGCTACCGTGTTTGATGGTTCTTACCACGACGTCGACTCCAACGAGATGGCGTTTAAGGTGGCTGCTTCCATGGCGACCAAGCAGCTGGCCCAGAAGGGCGGTGGTGAGTTGCTTGAGCCAATCATGGCGGTAGAGGTTGTTACCCCTGAGGACTATATGGGCGACGTGATGGGCGACCTTAACCGCCGTCGCGGTATGATCTTGGGTATGGAAGACACGGTCTCCGGCAAAGTGATTCGCGCCGAAGTGCCGCTGGGTGAAATGTTCGGTTATGCGACTGACGTTCGCTCCATGTCCCAGGGTCGTGCAAGCTACGCTATGGAATTCAAAAAATACAATACAGCTCCGTCGCACATCGTCGAATCTGTAACCAAAAAACAAGGCTGA